A stretch of Leptospira sp. WS39.C2 DNA encodes these proteins:
- a CDS encoding energy transducer TonB yields the protein MKSFTLFLQYKLRRFGLFRASLFASVSLHLFCYLVYFILTLPSEAAFQESSMEDMDVSFEEILPPELIGGTSSPAPVEKQEWVEGSNKDAEDKPDNSDLNPNQLSGNGTDKDGFLFSYNGDRPPTPIIDFDLKSYFPEAAKAANISQKTVVVSVQVDEQGILQGVKIVSGRAGYGFDEAAIKIMQRARFTPGYDKGKPTRMSHRLPISFDLEED from the coding sequence ATGAAATCATTTACACTGTTTTTACAATACAAACTCAGACGGTTCGGACTCTTCCGAGCCAGTTTATTTGCTTCAGTGAGTTTGCATTTATTTTGTTATTTGGTGTATTTCATTCTCACCTTACCTAGTGAAGCTGCCTTCCAAGAATCGTCAATGGAAGATATGGATGTTTCTTTTGAAGAAATCCTACCACCAGAACTCATCGGTGGTACTTCAAGCCCTGCTCCAGTAGAAAAACAAGAATGGGTAGAAGGCTCAAACAAAGACGCTGAAGATAAACCTGATAATTCTGATTTAAACCCAAACCAACTTTCAGGAAATGGAACTGATAAAGATGGTTTTTTGTTTTCCTATAATGGTGACAGACCTCCTACTCCTATCATCGATTTTGATCTTAAATCTTATTTTCCAGAGGCGGCAAAAGCAGCCAATATTAGCCAAAAAACAGTCGTTGTTTCAGTACAAGTGGATGAACAAGGAATACTCCAAGGAGTGAAAATTGTTTCTGGTCGTGCAGGTTATGGATTCGATGAAGCAGCGATCAAAATCATGCAAAGAGCAAGGTTCACACCTGGTTATGACAAAGGGAAACCAACTAGAATGTCACATCGTTTACCGATCAGTTTTGATTTAGAAGAGGATTAA
- a CDS encoding MotA/TolQ/ExbB proton channel family protein — protein MQEFVDIGEKVIFLVMLLASILAIAVFIERLIVYKRNFNKESESLLDSLTLLIRHRDLKGTEKLLESHPMENSYTRFIHFVLEREKENHKGLSELMEGKILKEKLSLEERLPILNTLGNNTPFIGLLGTVLGVIKAFYGLGTLGNSGAEVVMRSISTALLATAAGLAVAIPVVMANNYFTRKMKLIIGQLEILSKEIHASFITSGKHNQSSSSTPNIHH, from the coding sequence ATGCAAGAATTCGTAGACATTGGGGAAAAAGTCATCTTCCTCGTGATGTTACTCGCGAGTATCCTCGCGATTGCTGTTTTCATCGAAAGGTTAATTGTTTATAAACGCAATTTTAACAAAGAATCAGAATCTCTACTTGATTCGCTCACACTACTGATCCGCCACCGAGATCTTAAGGGCACAGAGAAATTACTCGAAAGCCATCCTATGGAAAATTCATACACCCGCTTTATCCATTTTGTTTTGGAACGTGAAAAAGAAAACCATAAGGGTTTATCAGAACTCATGGAAGGGAAAATTCTGAAAGAAAAACTGAGTCTGGAAGAAAGACTTCCTATCCTCAATACACTTGGAAACAACACTCCGTTTATTGGTTTACTCGGAACAGTCCTTGGGGTCATCAAAGCTTTTTATGGTTTGGGTACTCTTGGAAATTCTGGTGCAGAAGTGGTGATGAGGAGTATCTCAACTGCCTTACTTGCCACTGCAGCAGGTCTTGCAGTTGCCATTCCAGTCGTAATGGCCAATAACTACTTCACACGTAAAATGAAACTTATCATTGGGCAATTGGAAATCCTATCCAAAGAAATCCATGCAAGTTTTATCACGAGTGGGAAACACAACCAATCCTCAAGTTCCACACCCAATATCCATCACTAA
- a CDS encoding efflux RND transporter permease subunit — MSIASFSIKRPIFISSLVIIMVITGYISLKRIGVDLFPDINIPFVVVSTVYPGAGPEEIETSISKPLEEELSSISGLKRITSRNQEGISLVFAEFSLTTDIKYAEQQVRDKTARVKPLFPDSSKEPLVQRFDPSDQPIMRISLFADLPEGELYDLAKEKIKTKLEQVNNVGAVKIIGGSRREIHIELDRNKINAYQVPAIAIGNQIKNSGVNIPAGKVEGGEKETSFRTVAKYESLSQIENTVVSFGGEFGRGVLVKDLGQVKDTLQDRQTLGLLYAPIKAEEHEEPSVIGKLLFKYDAPKKERVQKKALFLDVYKQSGANTVEVADGILGKIDTINDQIKDLKGAPKVILIRDGSKWIRANIEDVTIAIILGIFLAVLVVYLFLGNVRSTLITGMALPNSMLGAFIIMYAMGFTMNVMTLLALSLAVGLLVDDAIVVRENIFRKLEEGESVIVAARKGTEEVTLAVIGTSLTVIAVFLPIGFLSGIVGQFFKQFGLTVVFAMIISLFDGLTVAPMLSAYFAGKNDIHKKKNFVLRNFDKFQEFLDRMYATIMKFALKKPWAVILLTFLTLITSIFSLAFVKKTFLPANDQGEFMVNVEMAPGTSLNGTSEVVEQIQNEIIKNIPELELLATVIGNSDGESNIATIGVALLPSEYRNRTTGDVKDQIREFLKAFPQARPKVNDYSALGGGVQYPFNLNLKGENLKDLEAYSFKVMDELRKIPDLTDVDTTYRTGKPEFQVVPNRAKMQTVGVVAGVMGAELRYHIEGGEVAKYLENGIEYDVRLRLREDQRNLRKSFYETRVPNIQNKLIPLNAIAEGKESSSPARIIREDRSRVVPINANLAPGGAIASASESAVKILKEKLPPPPGITYSFVGQSEDFKELLQNIVLAFGMALIFIYLVLASLYESFITPITILFAIPPAISGAFFALALTGEMLNLFSMIGLILLMGLVAKNSILLVDHAMLAMKEHGMSRNDAIFDAGAKRLRPILMTSLAMIAGTLPIALGIGEASKSRTAMGIAIIGGLVLSTLITLIVVPAVFGYIDRLREKIEGAFRPDYEIRPEDLEG; from the coding sequence ATGAGTATTGCTTCCTTTTCGATCAAACGCCCCATTTTCATTTCTTCCCTAGTGATCATCATGGTGATCACAGGGTACATCTCCTTAAAACGAATCGGTGTGGATTTATTCCCTGACATCAACATTCCTTTTGTTGTTGTATCCACAGTTTACCCTGGAGCTGGTCCCGAAGAAATTGAAACTTCCATTTCCAAACCTCTGGAAGAGGAACTCAGTTCCATCTCTGGCCTAAAACGAATCACATCTAGAAACCAAGAAGGGATCTCACTTGTGTTTGCAGAGTTTAGTTTGACCACCGATATCAAATATGCCGAACAACAAGTACGGGATAAAACAGCAAGGGTCAAACCACTTTTTCCCGATTCATCAAAGGAACCACTTGTCCAAAGGTTTGATCCATCAGACCAACCCATCATGCGTATCTCTTTGTTTGCGGATTTGCCAGAAGGGGAACTCTATGACTTGGCAAAAGAAAAAATCAAAACCAAGTTAGAACAAGTGAATAACGTCGGTGCGGTAAAAATCATCGGTGGATCTCGCCGTGAAATCCATATTGAACTCGATCGAAATAAAATCAATGCATACCAAGTCCCTGCCATTGCGATTGGGAACCAAATCAAAAATTCTGGTGTGAATATCCCCGCAGGAAAAGTAGAAGGTGGCGAAAAAGAAACTTCATTTCGTACAGTAGCAAAATACGAATCCTTATCTCAGATTGAAAATACTGTAGTTTCCTTTGGTGGTGAATTTGGAAGGGGAGTTCTTGTGAAAGACCTTGGCCAAGTGAAAGACACATTACAAGACCGCCAAACACTTGGACTACTGTACGCTCCCATTAAAGCCGAGGAACATGAAGAACCTTCAGTGATTGGGAAATTATTATTCAAATACGATGCTCCGAAAAAAGAAAGAGTCCAAAAAAAGGCACTTTTCCTAGACGTTTACAAACAATCGGGTGCAAACACTGTAGAAGTGGCCGATGGAATTTTGGGAAAAATTGATACGATCAATGACCAAATCAAAGACTTAAAAGGGGCACCGAAAGTCATTCTCATCCGCGATGGTTCCAAATGGATTCGAGCCAATATTGAAGATGTTACCATCGCCATCATTTTGGGAATCTTCCTAGCCGTTCTTGTTGTTTATTTATTCCTAGGGAATGTTCGTTCCACCCTGATTACGGGAATGGCTCTCCCAAACTCCATGTTAGGTGCTTTTATCATCATGTATGCAATGGGTTTTACCATGAACGTGATGACACTTCTTGCCTTATCTCTTGCCGTTGGACTTCTTGTGGATGATGCCATCGTTGTTCGGGAAAATATTTTCCGAAAACTCGAAGAAGGGGAATCGGTGATCGTAGCTGCAAGAAAAGGAACGGAAGAGGTGACTCTTGCTGTCATTGGAACCTCTCTCACAGTGATTGCAGTTTTCCTTCCAATTGGATTTTTATCTGGGATTGTTGGTCAGTTTTTCAAACAGTTTGGACTGACTGTGGTTTTTGCCATGATCATCTCACTTTTTGATGGATTAACCGTCGCACCTATGTTATCTGCTTATTTTGCCGGGAAAAACGACATCCACAAAAAGAAAAATTTCGTACTCAGAAATTTTGATAAGTTCCAAGAATTTTTGGACAGAATGTACGCCACCATCATGAAGTTTGCCTTAAAGAAACCTTGGGCTGTCATTCTCCTTACTTTTTTAACTCTCATCACTAGTATTTTTTCTCTTGCGTTTGTGAAAAAAACCTTTCTTCCAGCGAACGACCAAGGGGAATTTATGGTGAATGTGGAAATGGCTCCTGGGACTTCTTTAAATGGAACTTCAGAAGTTGTGGAACAAATCCAAAATGAAATCATAAAAAATATTCCTGAATTGGAACTACTCGCAACGGTCATTGGTAACTCTGATGGAGAATCCAATATCGCTACCATAGGTGTGGCACTTCTCCCCTCGGAATACAGAAACCGCACAACAGGGGATGTGAAAGACCAAATCCGAGAATTTTTAAAGGCATTCCCACAAGCAAGGCCAAAGGTAAACGACTATTCAGCGCTTGGTGGTGGTGTCCAATACCCATTCAATTTAAACCTAAAGGGTGAAAATTTAAAAGACTTAGAGGCATATTCTTTTAAAGTCATGGATGAACTTCGAAAAATCCCTGACCTCACAGATGTGGACACAACATACAGAACGGGAAAACCAGAATTCCAAGTGGTTCCTAACCGGGCTAAAATGCAAACGGTTGGAGTTGTTGCTGGTGTTATGGGTGCCGAACTTCGTTACCATATTGAAGGTGGGGAAGTGGCGAAGTATTTAGAGAATGGAATCGAGTATGATGTGAGACTTCGGTTACGAGAAGACCAACGGAACTTACGTAAGTCATTCTATGAAACAAGAGTTCCAAACATCCAAAACAAACTCATTCCGCTGAATGCCATCGCTGAAGGGAAAGAAAGTTCCTCTCCCGCAAGGATCATTCGGGAAGACCGCTCGCGTGTAGTTCCGATTAATGCAAACCTTGCTCCTGGAGGAGCCATTGCTTCTGCATCTGAATCCGCGGTGAAAATATTAAAAGAAAAATTACCACCACCTCCAGGGATTACGTATTCCTTTGTGGGCCAATCAGAAGACTTCAAAGAGTTATTACAAAATATTGTATTAGCTTTTGGAATGGCGCTCATATTCATTTATCTCGTGTTAGCTTCTCTTTATGAGTCTTTTATCACACCAATCACAATATTATTTGCCATTCCACCTGCGATTTCTGGAGCCTTTTTTGCTCTCGCTTTAACAGGTGAAATGTTAAACCTATTTAGTATGATTGGACTCATTTTACTCATGGGACTAGTTGCCAAAAACTCAATCTTACTTGTGGACCATGCCATGCTTGCTATGAAAGAACATGGTATGTCTAGAAACGATGCTATCTTCGATGCTGGTGCAAAACGATTACGTCCCATCCTTATGACATCCCTTGCGATGATTGCAGGAACATTGCCAATTGCACTTGGAATTGGTGAAGCCTCTAAATCAAGAACAGCAATGGGGATTGCCATCATTGGTGGACTCGTTTTGTCCACTCTCATCACTCTCATCGTGGTGCCAGCAGTGTTTGGATACATTGACAGACTCCGCGAAAAAATTGAAGGGGCCTTCCGACCAGATTACGAAATCCGCCCTGAGGATTTAGAAGGGTAA
- a CDS encoding PilZ domain-containing protein: protein MSSERRIYNRLSEKVHLTYRVIQSGAGSAQFLPSDKGEGDSQDISEGGLLFRTKEPMSLGTRLELELRFPDVKYVLYPKAKVVRLEEFGEGAFYEVGLEFNQIFEDDKKLLLEHIKKLEI, encoded by the coding sequence ATGTCTAGTGAACGCCGAATTTACAATCGTCTCTCTGAAAAAGTCCACCTCACTTACCGAGTGATCCAATCGGGTGCGGGCTCTGCACAGTTTCTTCCTAGTGATAAAGGGGAAGGGGACTCACAAGACATTTCGGAAGGGGGACTTCTCTTTCGCACCAAAGAACCCATGTCCCTTGGGACAAGGCTGGAATTGGAGCTTCGTTTCCCTGATGTGAAATATGTTTTGTATCCAAAGGCGAAGGTAGTTCGTTTAGAAGAATTTGGAGAAGGTGCATTTTACGAAGTGGGCCTTGAGTTCAACCAAATCTTCGAAGATGATAAAAAACTCCTTTTGGAACATATCAAAAAACTAGAAATATGA
- a CDS encoding sensor histidine kinase, translated as MNLRAFFQKLLGKQFDPISLVAVYSEILNKLYLLGFAYTLAYSQSVYLEWDKEDPTNCILSFAQLIISLFLVSISFFHRNVNVSITKLVRFLFFILVLIEIETGFHDPNIPYFDPRNWLTIIALIGTNSFFYPGLVWQFILEWTIVFCIYLVRVFVQNNSMIPEETWREMSTTVPLFLVSFFLNHWWFQTRYIAAYRGMLLEEKRRTFFQDIHDSLGSKLTDLVLLCQTLETNSESPSASQIQKIKELSKDSLESLRNQVKEEDHREILQESLLDGLHLFVKKRYKMLGREIVILSDSFQDRLISIKEPETAHHLLQIFKEISTNDLRHGKGKTICRLDETFDSISIVFEQEINETKMHTPIENSKWIEPGLGEKGIEQRIQFLHGSLEIIPHPYRIKIRLPKTLFQT; from the coding sequence GTGAATTTAAGAGCCTTTTTCCAAAAACTATTGGGTAAACAATTTGATCCAATTTCTTTAGTTGCTGTTTACTCCGAAATTCTCAATAAACTTTATTTATTAGGATTTGCTTATACACTTGCATACTCCCAAAGTGTGTATTTGGAATGGGATAAGGAAGATCCAACAAATTGTATTTTATCTTTTGCCCAACTTATTATAAGTCTATTCCTTGTTAGTATCTCATTTTTCCACAGAAATGTAAATGTATCGATTACAAAACTAGTTAGGTTTTTATTTTTTATTCTTGTCCTTATAGAAATTGAAACTGGGTTTCATGACCCAAACATACCCTATTTTGATCCAAGGAATTGGTTAACCATCATCGCTCTCATTGGTACCAATTCGTTTTTTTATCCAGGCCTTGTTTGGCAGTTTATTTTAGAATGGACCATTGTTTTTTGTATCTACCTTGTCCGAGTGTTTGTTCAAAATAATTCGATGATCCCAGAAGAAACTTGGAGAGAAATGTCAACTACGGTACCTTTATTCCTTGTTTCCTTTTTTTTAAACCATTGGTGGTTCCAAACACGTTACATCGCTGCATACAGAGGGATGTTACTCGAAGAAAAACGTAGGACATTTTTCCAAGACATCCACGACAGTTTGGGTTCAAAACTTACTGATTTGGTTTTGTTATGCCAAACATTGGAAACCAATTCCGAAAGTCCATCTGCTTCACAAATTCAAAAAATCAAAGAACTTTCAAAAGATTCATTAGAGTCACTACGAAACCAAGTGAAGGAAGAAGACCATAGAGAAATCCTTCAGGAATCGTTGTTAGATGGCCTTCATTTGTTTGTCAAAAAAAGATATAAAATGTTGGGAAGGGAGATTGTAATTTTGAGTGATTCTTTCCAAGACCGTCTGATCTCAATCAAAGAACCTGAAACTGCACATCACTTATTACAAATTTTCAAAGAAATCTCAACCAATGATTTGAGGCATGGTAAAGGGAAAACCATTTGTCGTTTGGACGAAACTTTTGATTCTATTTCCATTGTATTTGAACAAGAAATCAACGAAACAAAAATGCACACTCCAATTGAAAATTCAAAATGGATAGAACCGGGACTCGGTGAAAAAGGTATCGAACAAAGGATCCAATTTCTCCATGGAAGTTTAGAAATTATCCCTCATCCGTATCGAATTAAAATCCGATTACCAAAAACCTTATTCCAAACATGA
- a CDS encoding response regulator produces the protein MNVTKIGIIEDNPAYLESLVSVLKTNDSISITTWNSAEAFETNPPNGELQLLILDIGLPGASGIDVLKKYHTVDVRKSLVISSLQTDDVIFAAIKLGASGYIWKSELDSLLETIQTILDGGSVISPSIATKVLLAFRNPELKQKLEPISNNQKEFGLEVLSPRERQILELIIEGDSPQQIAQLFGTTIGTVRQQIKTIYKKLQVNTRVQMLKKARFFGIF, from the coding sequence ATGAATGTAACAAAGATTGGCATCATTGAAGACAATCCTGCTTATTTAGAATCTCTTGTATCCGTTCTTAAAACGAATGATTCGATCTCAATCACAACTTGGAATTCGGCAGAAGCCTTTGAAACGAATCCTCCTAATGGAGAATTACAGTTACTGATTCTGGATATTGGACTGCCTGGTGCCAGTGGTATAGATGTCTTAAAAAAATACCACACTGTAGATGTGAGAAAAAGCCTCGTGATTTCTTCCTTACAAACGGATGATGTGATCTTTGCTGCCATCAAATTAGGAGCTTCAGGTTATATATGGAAATCAGAATTGGATTCCCTTTTAGAAACCATCCAAACCATATTAGATGGAGGTAGTGTGATCTCTCCTTCTATTGCCACAAAAGTATTGTTAGCCTTTCGAAATCCAGAATTAAAACAAAAATTAGAACCGATTTCAAACAATCAAAAGGAATTTGGTTTGGAAGTTTTGTCCCCAAGGGAAAGGCAAATATTAGAACTCATCATTGAAGGGGATTCTCCCCAACAAATCGCCCAGTTGTTTGGAACCACAATTGGAACGGTAAGGCAACAGATCAAAACCATCTATAAAAAACTCCAAGTGAATACCAGAGTACAAATGTTAAAAAAAGCTAGGTTCTTTGGGATCTTCTGA
- the meaB gene encoding methylmalonyl Co-A mutase-associated GTPase MeaB, with protein MDQENKDSEKPNRSSDKEVAKSALSVNPGVADAPAISPYIKEQRKSLSRKETTSESLADGILAGNRTALSKAITLVESNLEEHNDKAQAILELIMPKVGNSIRIGITGVPGVGKSTFIESFGSFILEQKRKLAVLAIDPSSQRTRGSILGDKTRMEVLSKAENAFIRPSPSSGSLGGVARKTRESMYLCEAAGFDTIIIETVGVGQSETQVHSMVDFFLLLMLAGAGDELQGIKRGIMEMADLIAINKADGQNEAYATRARAEYESALHLFPAPESKWTPRATTCSGLGGKGIDEIWNLIQDYITTTKTNGYYAKNREEQTKTWFEESLREAVLDQFFAKEGKKEAISLSESKLMTGKSTLLREIKNLLGK; from the coding sequence ATGGATCAGGAAAACAAAGACTCAGAGAAACCAAATCGTTCGAGTGACAAAGAAGTGGCGAAGTCTGCCCTTTCCGTGAATCCTGGTGTTGCGGATGCTCCTGCCATTTCTCCTTATATCAAAGAACAACGTAAGTCCCTCTCGAGAAAAGAAACCACATCAGAATCTCTTGCAGACGGAATTCTCGCAGGTAACCGAACTGCCCTCTCCAAGGCCATCACCCTTGTGGAAAGTAATTTGGAAGAACACAATGACAAAGCCCAAGCCATCTTAGAGCTCATCATGCCGAAGGTAGGAAACTCCATCCGCATTGGGATCACAGGTGTTCCTGGTGTAGGAAAATCTACCTTCATTGAAAGTTTTGGAAGTTTCATTTTAGAACAAAAAAGAAAACTCGCCGTGCTCGCCATCGACCCGAGTAGCCAGCGCACAAGGGGATCCATTCTCGGAGATAAAACGAGAATGGAAGTTTTGTCCAAAGCAGAAAATGCATTTATTCGCCCATCACCTAGCAGTGGTTCGCTTGGCGGAGTGGCACGAAAAACACGAGAGAGTATGTATCTTTGTGAGGCTGCTGGATTTGATACCATCATCATAGAAACTGTGGGTGTGGGACAGTCCGAAACCCAAGTCCACTCCATGGTGGATTTCTTTTTGTTACTCATGCTTGCGGGAGCGGGCGACGAACTGCAAGGGATCAAACGAGGGATTATGGAAATGGCAGACCTCATTGCGATAAACAAAGCCGATGGCCAAAATGAAGCCTATGCCACTCGTGCCAGAGCCGAATACGAATCAGCCCTCCACCTCTTCCCTGCTCCCGAATCCAAATGGACACCACGTGCGACCACTTGCAGTGGTCTTGGTGGGAAGGGAATCGATGAAATTTGGAATCTCATCCAAGACTACATCACTACCACAAAAACAAACGGTTATTATGCGAAAAATCGTGAAGAACAAACCAAAACTTGGTTTGAAGAATCATTGCGGGAAGCAGTCTTAGATCAGTTTTTTGCAAAAGAAGGGAAAAAAGAAGCCATTTCCCTTTCAGAATCAAAACTCATGACTGGGAAGTCTACATTACTTAGAGAAATCAAAAACCTGCTTGGGAAATAA
- the scpA gene encoding methylmalonyl-CoA mutase, translating into MKKPNFANTPLSFSAPKPDPKSISLWQTAEGISIQSRYQPTDLEGLEHLNYAAGIPPYLRGPYSTMYVNKPWTVRQYAGFSTAEESNAFYRRNLAAGQKGLSVAFDLATHRGYDSDHERVVGDVGKAGVAIDSVLDMKILFDQIPLDQMSVSMTMNGAVIPVLAFYIVAAEEQGVSKDKLSGTIQNDILKEFMVRNTYIYPPKHSMKIIADIFGYTSKYMPKFNSISISGYHMQEAGATADLELAYTLADGWEYIKTGIASGLSVDEFAPRLSFFWAIGMNHFMEIAKMRAGRLLWAKIVNQFQPKSTKSLALRTHCQTSGWSLTEQDPFNNVGRTCIEAMAAALGHTQSLHTNALDEAIALPTDFSARIARNTQIYLQEETNIHRVIDPWGGSFYVEKLTNDLVHKAWDLITEVQKLGGMAEAIETGIPKMRIEEASARKQARIDSGKDVIVGVNRFRLDKEAPLDILDIDNTAVRIAQIKRLEQMKKDRDNTAVKAALNAITKCAETGNGNLLELAVDAARKRASLGEISYAMEKVFGRYKAVIRSISGVYSSEISEDKGYIEARCLADEFAKLEGRRPRIMVAKMGQDGHDRGAKVISTSFADMGFDVDIGPLFQTPAEVAKQVVENDCHILGVSSLAAGHKTLVPQVIEELKKLGAEDVLVVVGGVIPAQDYDFLYKSGATAIFGPGTVISEAAKQILNLLLGERRAA; encoded by the coding sequence ATGAAGAAACCAAATTTTGCCAATACTCCACTTTCTTTTAGCGCTCCAAAACCTGACCCAAAGTCGATTTCACTTTGGCAAACGGCAGAAGGAATCTCCATCCAATCTCGGTACCAACCTACCGATTTGGAAGGTTTGGAACACTTAAACTATGCTGCGGGAATCCCACCCTACTTACGTGGACCATATTCGACCATGTATGTAAACAAACCTTGGACGGTCCGCCAATACGCAGGATTTTCCACGGCAGAAGAATCAAATGCCTTTTATCGTCGAAACTTAGCTGCAGGGCAAAAGGGACTTTCCGTTGCCTTTGACCTGGCGACACATCGGGGTTATGATTCCGACCACGAACGAGTGGTGGGAGACGTGGGGAAAGCGGGAGTGGCGATTGACTCTGTCCTCGACATGAAGATCCTCTTCGACCAAATCCCTCTCGACCAAATGTCTGTTTCCATGACGATGAATGGTGCTGTTATCCCAGTCCTTGCCTTCTATATTGTAGCAGCAGAAGAACAAGGGGTCTCTAAGGACAAACTTTCTGGTACCATCCAAAATGATATTTTGAAAGAGTTTATGGTGCGGAACACTTACATCTACCCACCAAAACATTCTATGAAAATCATCGCGGATATCTTTGGTTATACTTCCAAATACATGCCAAAGTTTAACTCCATCTCCATCTCTGGTTACCACATGCAGGAAGCGGGAGCCACAGCGGATTTGGAACTTGCCTATACACTTGCGGATGGTTGGGAATACATCAAAACAGGAATCGCTTCTGGACTTTCTGTAGATGAATTTGCACCTCGCCTCTCTTTCTTTTGGGCGATTGGGATGAACCATTTTATGGAGATTGCCAAGATGCGCGCAGGGCGTCTCCTTTGGGCAAAAATTGTAAACCAATTCCAACCGAAATCCACAAAGTCTTTGGCTCTCCGAACTCACTGCCAAACGTCTGGATGGTCCCTCACAGAACAAGACCCATTCAATAACGTAGGAAGGACTTGTATTGAAGCCATGGCAGCAGCCCTTGGCCACACACAATCCCTTCACACAAATGCTCTTGACGAAGCGATTGCCCTTCCAACTGACTTCTCAGCACGGATTGCACGTAACACACAAATTTATCTCCAAGAAGAAACAAACATCCACCGAGTCATCGACCCATGGGGTGGATCGTTTTATGTGGAAAAACTTACAAACGATTTGGTCCACAAAGCATGGGATCTCATCACCGAAGTACAAAAATTAGGTGGTATGGCAGAGGCGATTGAGACGGGAATTCCAAAGATGCGAATCGAAGAAGCATCCGCCAGAAAACAAGCTCGAATTGACTCTGGAAAGGATGTGATTGTCGGTGTGAACCGGTTCCGTTTGGATAAGGAAGCCCCTCTTGATATTTTAGACATCGATAATACTGCGGTTCGGATAGCACAGATCAAACGTCTCGAACAAATGAAAAAAGACCGTGACAACACGGCCGTTAAAGCTGCGTTAAACGCCATTACAAAATGTGCAGAAACTGGGAACGGAAACTTACTAGAACTCGCAGTGGATGCCGCACGAAAACGTGCTTCTCTCGGTGAAATTTCTTATGCAATGGAAAAAGTATTCGGGAGGTATAAAGCTGTGATCAGATCCATCTCTGGAGTGTATTCCTCAGAAATTTCCGAAGACAAAGGTTATATCGAAGCACGGTGTCTTGCCGACGAATTTGCCAAACTCGAAGGCCGTCGTCCAAGGATCATGGTTGCCAAAATGGGACAAGATGGCCATGACCGTGGTGCGAAGGTGATCTCCACTAGTTTTGCCGATATGGGGTTTGACGTTGATATCGGGCCTCTTTTCCAAACACCAGCGGAAGTTGCCAAACAAGTGGTAGAAAACGACTGCCACATCCTTGGAGTTTCTTCTCTTGCAGCAGGGCACAAAACCTTGGTTCCGCAAGTGATCGAAGAATTGAAAAAACTGGGCGCAGAAGATGTGTTAGTTGTTGTGGGTGGGGTAATCCCAGCACAGGACTACGACTTCCTCTACAAATCAGGTGCCACAGCGATTTTTGGACCAGGAACTGTGATTTCGGAAGCCGCCAAACAAATCCTCAATTTGTTACTCGGCGAACGAAGGGCCGCCTAA